TCTATGGATGTAGCTAAAATGATATGCGAAAGGATTAATAAAAAATGTGAAAACAGTTTTGTTAAAGATGTACCTATATCTATAGCTTTAGGGGTTTCACTAAAAGAAGAAGAGAATAAAAATTTTTCTGCTTTTCTAAAAGAAGCAGAAGATAATATGTATAAACAAAAACTTGCAGAAAGCCGAAGCGCTAGAAGTGCTGTCTTAAACACACTTCTAAAAACCCTTGAATCTAAAAGCTTTGAAACTGAAGAGCACATAAAGCAAATGCAGGAAGCTGCCTTGGCTATTGGCAAACAACTAACACTGTCTGAATTTGACCTTAACAGGTTAAAACTTGTAGTTACACTTCATGATATAGGTAAAATTAACATACCACAAGAAGTGTTAACAAAAGAAGGTCCACTTACAAAAGAGGAGTGGGAGCAAATGAAAGAACATCCGGAGATAGGATATAGAATAGTGCGCTCGACAGATGAATTTTCTCATGTTGCTGAAGAGATTTTGTCACACCACGAGTACTGGGATGGTAATGGCTATCCCAAAGGTTTAAAAGGTGATGAAATACCACTACTCGCAAGGATAACGTCAATTGCAGACGCTTATGTTGTAATGAAAAACGGCAGACCACACAAAAAGCCTAAATCAACAAAAGAGATAATTGCAGAATTTAATAGATGTTCTGGATCTCAGTTTGATCCTCATTTAGTAGATGTTTTTTTAGATATCATAAAAGGTAATGAGTTATCCTATGAGGGGTGAAGTGAAGACATGACAGATGGTGCTGATGGTAATAAAAATAAACTACGAGCAATTACTTTAGATGATGAATATGTGTCATTACAACAGTTTGAATATTTAACAAATGACATAAAAGAGCTTGAGATAATTAATACATTTACAGATCCCCAAAAAGCACTAGAATATATGATGGCTAATTCTGAAAAGATTGATATTGCTTTTCTTGATATTGAGATGCCTGCAATGAATGGTTTGACTATAACGAGAGGGAATTAAATAATCCAATAGTAAAAGTAAATGATGAAGTAATAGATCTCTCATTAGAAAAAGATATCCAGCTAGTTGATGTATTAGCATTTTAGCTAAAACTGCGTTGTCCAAAAATAGATTCTAGTTTATCTACGACATCTACCTGATGTTTTTTTATGTTCTTTTTTTATGTTTAAAAATACTAATATGTTATAATCTAAAGAGGAAAAGACAAGAGGTTTAACTTTGGTAGTTTTTTGGATGCCTGTAAGTAGGAGGGTTAATTATTTATGAATACACTAGGCTATTTTAATATTGAAGTTTTTGGCTGTCAGATGAATGAGCATGACGCAGAAGTGTTAAGAGGGATGTTAAGTCAAATGGGATATGAAGAGACTTCCTCTGAAGAAGAGGCTGACGTGCTTTTGTTAAATACTTGTGCTGTTAGAGAAAAAGCAGAACACAAAGTGCTTGCTAAGATAGGTATGCTTAAAGAGCTCAAGGAAAAAAAGCCTAACATGGTTATAGGTATCTGTGGCTGTATGGTGCAACAACAGTGGATGGCAGATAAGATAAAAAGAGACTTTCACCATATAGATTTAGTTTTTGGAACTCATAACCTGCATTATTTCCCACATCTTTTCAGGCAGGTTGTCGAAGAAGGTAAGAGAGTCTTTGATGTATGGGAAAGCGAGTCAGGTATAGTAGAAGAGCTTCCAAAACAAAGAACAAGTGGCATAAAGGCCTGGGTCGTGATAACATACGGGTGCAATAATTTTTGCAGCTACTGTATTGTCCCTTATGTAAGAGGAAGAGAAAGAAGCAGAAAAATTGAAGACATAGAAAAAGAAGTTCTTGATTTGGCAAGTAAAGGATTTAAAGAAGTAACCCTTCTTGGTCAAAATGTGGATAGCTACGGGAAAGACATGGGTCTAAAAGGTGGATTTACCCAGCTTTTAAAAAGGCTTGATGAAATAGATGGTATTGAAAGAATTAGGTTTATGACAAGTCATCCTAGAGATTTTGATGAGGAGCTAATTGAATTTATATCAAAATCAAAGCGGGTATGTGAGCATATACACCTGCCGATACAAGCGGGGAGTAACAATATTCTAAAGAAAATGAATCGGGGTTATACAAAAGAAGAGTATATGGAGCTAATAGAAAGGATTAGGGAATACATACCACACGTTAGTGTTACTACAGACATAATGGTAGGTTTTCCCGGTGAGAGTGAAGAAGATTTTAACGATACCCTTGATGTTGTCAAAAAGGTTAGATTTGATAACGCTTACACTTTTGTGTATTCTAAGAGAAAAGGAACTCCGGCAGCTGAGATGGAAGATCAGGTAGATGAAAAGGTAAAAAAAGAAAGAATTCAAAAGCTAATAAGTGAACAGCAGCAAATTTCTCTTGAGATTAATAAAGAAATGATGGGAAAAACTTTTGAAATCCTTGTTGAAGGTACTAGCAAAAATGATTCATCCGTTTTTACCGGAAGAACTAGAACTAATAAAATAGTTCATTTTAGACCAAATAATACTGATAATAAGGACTTAGAGGATAATAATGAAGCTTTAGACAGTGAAAAATTAGTAGGAAATCTTGTAAATGTCAAAATAACAGAAGCCAAAAGCTACACCATATTCGGCAGTCTTCAAGATGGTTTGCTTGGAGGGAACTAAATTGGCTAAGAAAAAAATAACTCCTATGCTTCAGCAGTTTTTAGATATAAAAAAAGAAAATCCAGACTCCATCTTGTTTTTTAGGGTGGGGGATTTTTATGAGATGTTTTTTGATGATGCAGAGATTGCTGCAAGAGAGCTTGAAATAGTATTGACTAGCAGAGATGCAGGGGAGGATGACCCTATCCCTCTTGCCGGTGTTCCTTATCATTCCTGTGAAACTTACATAGCTCGCCTTTTAGAAAAGGGGT
The Natranaerofaba carboxydovora genome window above contains:
- a CDS encoding response regulator; translation: MTDGADGNKNKLRAITLDDEYVSLQQFEYLTNDIKELEIINTFTDPQKALEYMMANSEKIDIAFLDIEMPAMNGLTITRGN
- the miaB gene encoding tRNA (N6-isopentenyl adenosine(37)-C2)-methylthiotransferase MiaB, whose translation is MNTLGYFNIEVFGCQMNEHDAEVLRGMLSQMGYEETSSEEEADVLLLNTCAVREKAEHKVLAKIGMLKELKEKKPNMVIGICGCMVQQQWMADKIKRDFHHIDLVFGTHNLHYFPHLFRQVVEEGKRVFDVWESESGIVEELPKQRTSGIKAWVVITYGCNNFCSYCIVPYVRGRERSRKIEDIEKEVLDLASKGFKEVTLLGQNVDSYGKDMGLKGGFTQLLKRLDEIDGIERIRFMTSHPRDFDEELIEFISKSKRVCEHIHLPIQAGSNNILKKMNRGYTKEEYMELIERIREYIPHVSVTTDIMVGFPGESEEDFNDTLDVVKKVRFDNAYTFVYSKRKGTPAAEMEDQVDEKVKKERIQKLISEQQQISLEINKEMMGKTFEILVEGTSKNDSSVFTGRTRTNKIVHFRPNNTDNKDLEDNNEALDSEKLVGNLVNVKITEAKSYTIFGSLQDGLLGGN